The stretch of DNA CCGAGCGCCAGTGGATCGAAGAGGCGCAGCAGCTGAACAGCCGCGCCCTCGAGACAAGGGTCAAGGAGGCGCGCGTGAGCAGGCGGGCACTCCTGGCCGATGCAAGCGGGCAGGGCAGCCTGCTCGGGAGCCCCTTGCCGGCGGCCGCTGGCGCGGGGCCCGGCAGTAGCGCTCAGCCGGAAGGGAAGCCAGGGCGGGCAACAAGCGCTGCTCAACCCGCTGCGATGGTTGCGGAGGCGGAGGTGACGCTGACCCTTCGTCTACGGCCGCTCGAAATGGGCCGCTTGCAGTCGATGCTGGAGAAGATCCGCAAGGCGGGAGCCGCAACTGCCCGGCACCAGACGCGGGAGGAGCTTCTGCTCGCCGGCCTGGACGCCCTCCTTGCCAGCCTGGAGATTCCCGAACGCAGCGCCAGTGAGAGCGCCGGTGAGCAGTTGCCACGTGGCAACTCCGCCCCATCCTATCAGGTGGTGATTTACCGCTGCGAGGATTGCGGTGTCGCCCGTCTGCCCGATGGAAGGCAGCTCGCACCAGCGGTGGCCGCGCAGGCCGCCTGCGACTGCCGCGAGCAGCGCGACGGCGAACCCAATCGCGCCGCGATCCGGCCCGGCCTGCGCCGGCAAGTGCTCGCGCGCGACGGGCACCGCTGCCAGGCGCCGGGCTGCCGGGCCACGCGCTTCCTGGAAGTGCATCATCGCGAGCCGCGCAGGCGGGGTGGCCGCAACAGCGCGGC from bacterium encodes:
- a CDS encoding HNH endonuclease produces the protein RLYRDCGYSSIHAYAEQVLGFSRNKTFQFIHLAESLEHLPQLRESLTRGELPWTKAREVVKVATEHTERQWIEEAQQLNSRALETRVKEARVSRRALLADASGQGSLLGSPLPAAAGAGPGSSAQPEGKPGRATSAAQPAAMVAEAEVTLTLRLRPLEMGRLQSMLEKIRKAGAATARHQTREELLLAGLDALLASLEIPERSASESAGEQLPRGNSAPSYQVVIYRCEDCGVARLPDGRQLAPAVAAQAACDCREQRDGEPNRAAIRPGLRRQVLARDGHRCQAPGCRATRFLEVHHREPRRRGGRNSAANLITLCAACHRLLHEGGVGLAAALPAAALPAAALPNTG